The genomic window GAGCAGATAATACTTCTAAAGTGTGTTTCTGAGTATCCTACACCCTATGAGGATGCCAACCTAAGGACAATACCCAACATGAGAGAAACCTTTGGAGTGCCAGTAGGTCTTTCTGACCACACCCTTGGCATAGCAGTGCCTATTGCCTCTGTGGCTTTGGGGGCGGTTATGGTGGAAAAGCACTTTATACTTGATAGAAATCTTGGAGGACCAGACAGTGCCTTTTCCCTTGAGCCAGAGGAGTTCAAGGCTATGGTCTCTGCCATAAGACAGGTGGAAAAGGCACTTGGAAAAGTGAGCTACGAGCTAACAGAAAGGCAAAAAGCCATGAGAAAGTTTTCAAGAAGCCTTTTTGTGGCCAAGGACATAAAAGCAGGTGAGACATTTACAGAGGAAAATGTAAGAAGTGTAAGACCGGCAGTGGGTTTGCATCCCAAGTATTTAAAGGATATCCTTGGTAGAAGGGCAAGGTTTGACATAAAGGCTGGAACTCCACTTTCTTGGGAGCTTGTAGAATGAGCTTTTTAGACAACAAGACCATACTTATAACTGGTGGCACAGGGTCCTTTGGAAAGACCTTTGTGAGGTATGTGCTTAGCCATTACAAACCAAAAAAGGTAATAATCCTTAGCAGAGATGAGTTCAAGCAGTGGCAGATGAGCAAGGAGTTTCCAGAGGATAGGTTTCCACAGCTTAGGTTTTTCCTCGGAGACATAAGGGACAAGGACAGACTAAGGCTTGCCTTTGATGGTGTGGACTATGTGGTGCATGCTGCAGCCCTCAAGCATGTGCCAATCCTTGAATACAATCCCTTTGAAGCAGTAAAGACCAACATCATAGGAGCTCAAAATATCATTGAGACCGCTATAGAGAAGGGAGTGAAAAAGGTAATAGCCCTTTCTACCGACAAGGCGGTAAGCCCAGTAAACCTCTACGGTGCTACTAAGTTAACTATGGAAAAACTCTTTATTGCAGGCAACGCTTACGCAGGTGCAAAGGATACCTCTTTTGCCATAGTTAGATACGGTAATGTGGTTGGAAGCAGGGGAAGCGTTGTGCAGTTATTCCTTAAGCTCATCTCTGAAGGTTGTAGGGAGCTTCCTATAACAGACACAAGAATGACGCGCTTTTGGATAACCCTTGAGGAAGGCGTCCAGCTTGTGCTTTTTGCCCTTGAAAGGTCAGAAGGTGGTGAGGTCTTTGTGCCAAAAATACCCAGTGTTAGGGTGGTTGACTTGGCAAAAGTTCTATGTCCAGAGTGTGGCTTTAGAATAATAGGCATAAGACCAGGAGAAAAACTACATGAAAGCCTGATAGCAGAAGACGAAGCACGGGATGTAAGACTGGTAAAGCACAAAGAAAAAGAGTATTTTGTTATCCTTCCTCAGTTCAGCTTTGAAGCAAGGGCTTTGGAGGTTTGGAAAGACTATCCAAAGATGCAAGAAGGCTTTTTCTACAGAAGCGATAAAAATGACTGGTGGCTTGAGGGAGAGGAGCTAAAAGAGTTTCTAAGAAGTGCTATTGAACATGTGGAATACTAAATTTTGGAAAAGAACGATTCCTTACGGTAGGCAGTATATAGACCAAGAGGACATAGAGGCGGTTGTGGAGGTTCTGAGGTCTGACTATATCACGCAGGGTCCAAAGATAGAAGCCTTTGAGAGGGCTTTGGCAAGCTATTGCGGTGTGGACTATGCGGTAGCCTTTAACTCTGGCACTTCTGCCTTGTATTGCATTTACAAAGCCTTAGGGCTAAAGGAGGGGGATGAGTTTATAACTACTCCTATAACCTTTACCGCTACGGTTTCTATGGGAGTTATGCTTGGTGCAAAGCCAGTCTTTTGTGATATAGAACCAGATACGGGAAACATGGATGTAAACCTATTGGAGAGTTTGATAACAGAAAGGACAAGGCTCATAGTGCCTGTTCACTACGCTGGGCATCCTGTGGATATGGAAAAGGTCTGGCAGGTGGCTCAGAAATACGGGCTTTATGTGGTGGAGGATGCCTGCCACGCCCTTGGCTCTGAGTATAGAGGTCATAAAACTGGCTCTTGCAAGTATTCGCACGCTACGGTTTTTAGCTTCCATCCAGTAAAGCACATAACCACAGGAGAAGGTGGTGCGGTGCTAACTAAGAGTTATGAACTCTACGAAAAGTTGTTAAAGTGCAGAAATCACGGAATGGTAAGAGGTGAAGACTGGGAGTATGCCATAGAGTTTCCATCCTTTAACTTCCGAATAACAGACCTTCAGTGTGCTTTGGGAATTTCACAGCTAAAAAAACTCAGCCACTTTGTCCAGAGGAGAAGACATTTAGCGGAGCTATACAAAGAAAAACTTGGAGGCTTAGAGAGCCTAAGTCTTTTGGTAGAAAAGCCATACGCATACCATTCCTATCATCTCTATCCTATAAAGCTAACTGACAAAGAAAGGAGGAGGGAAGTTTTCAAAAACCTCAGGGCACAGGGTATAGGAGTTCAGGTTCACTACATCCCCGTCTACTGGCATCCCTTTATGGAAAAACTTGGATACAAAAAGGGACTTTGCCCTAATGCGGAGGACTTTTATCAAAGAGAGATAAGCCTGCCCATGTATCCTACGCTAAAGGAAGAGGAGCTTGAGTTTGTGGTGGAGAGGTTGAGGAGCTTGATAGATGGTTAACAAACTTATACTTGGCACTGCAAACTTTGGTATGAATTACGGCATTGCCTTTGGCAAGCAAGTTTCTAAGGAAGAGGTTTTTAGAATACTTGACCTTGCGGTAGAGGAAAAGGTCTTTGGTGTTGACACCGCACCAGTCTATGGTGATGCGGAAGAGGTTATAGGTGAATATTTTTCTCAAAAGGGACAGGTTTTGAAAGTTATAACTAAGCTACCGAAAAAATACTATAAATCCTACGAGGATGTTAAATCTACTTTGTTGGAAAGTCTTAAGAATCTAAAAATTGATAGCGTAGATTATTTGCTTGTTCACTCTTTTGAAACTTTTAAGCAACATAAAGAGCTTTTGGACTATTCTCTCAAGTCTCTAAAAGAGCAAGGGCTCTTAAAGTTCTATGGTATTTCTGTTTATCATCCATGGGAGGTTTTTCAGTTTCTTGAAACCTTTGGTGGCAATTTTGCAGTGGAGTTTCCTATAAACGTATTTGACAGGAGATTTGTTCCATACATTGAAAAATGGAAAGAAAAGGGTATAATACTGTTTGCAAGGTCTGTATTTCTTCAAGGTCTTTTCTTTCTTCCTGAAGAGAAGCTAAAAGGGGTTTTTGAAAGGGTCAAGGAGAAGATTCTTAGACTAAGAGAAATATCAGAAAAACTTGGTATAAGCCTTGCATGTCTTTGTCTTTTGTTTGTTTTGAATTTTTCACAGGTAGATGGTTTTATAGTAGGTGTAGATGATAAAAAACAGCTCGAGGACCTGCTTAATTGTGCTAAGCTAAAAAAGATTGACGCTTTAGAACTTGAAGACCTTGAGATTGACGATGAAGATATAATACTTCCATATAAATGGAGAAAACAGTGAGACAAGACGAAGTATTTAAAAGCTATGAAGCGGACAGATGGTATGAAAGGAATAAAGAGGGCTTAAAGCCAGGGGATGATCTCATAATATGGTTAATAGACACTTATGGGCTTGTTCACCAAAACAGTGCGGTCTTGGAAGTAGGAGCTTCTAACGGTTTCAGATTGGAAAGGATAAGAGAAAAATATGAATGTAAGGTTTTTGCTGTCGAACCATCAAAGAAGGCAGTGGAGGAAGGTAAGGCAAGTTTTCCAGAGGTTGAGTTTTATAACATAACTGCGGAGGAGATGGAATTTCAAGAGGATTTTGACCTAATAATAATAAATAGTGTGTTTCATTGGGTAGATAGAAAAAACCTATTTACGGTGTTTTCAAAATTAGACAGAGCACTGAAAGATGGTGGTCATTTGATAATTGGAGACTTCCAAACACCAATACCCTTCAAAAATCCATATCATCATCTCAAAGATGTGGAGGTATACACTTATAAACAGGCATATAGAGAGATTTTTCTATCATCAAAGCTCTATATAGAACTAGCAACTCTTTGCTATAACCATGACACGAAAGACTTTAGAAATATAAACCTAAAAAATATGTTTTGCGTAAGCCTTTTAAAAAAGCAAGAATTATACCTAAGACAGGATAAAATGCTATGAAGACTGGCATAGTGCTTCAGGCAAGAAACGGTTCAACTCGGTTTCCTTATAAGATGGTAGCAGATATAAATGGGAGGAAATCCATAGAATGGCTTTTGAAAAGGCTTGAAAAGGTTAAGGTTAACGAGAGAATAGTTGCGACTTCTTGGAAAGAGGAAGATAGAGACATACTCAAAATTGCGGAATATAATAATTGGAAAACCTTGGCAGGAGACCCTGAGGATGTCCTCAGTAGATATGCAAAGGCGGTAGAAGATTTTTCCCTTGACTTAGTAGTGAGAATAACTGGAGATTGTCCTCTAATAGACCCTGAACTTGTCCAAAAAGCTCTTAGCAAAGCACTTGAAGAAAATGTAGACTATCTCGTGCTTACTGGTATAATAGACGGCTTTGATGTGGAGGTCATAAAGGGAGAATGGATACTAAAGGCTCATCAAAGGGCTAAACTTCCGTCAGAAAGAGAGCATGTAAGCCCATACATAAGTAAGTCAAAAAAGGCTAAAAAGCTATTTTATAGAATACACGAAGAAGACCTCTCGCACATACATCTTAGCCTTGACTATCCAGAGGATTTGGTAATCATAGAAAGAATCATAAAAACCCTTGGAAAGGAAGACTTTACCTACGAAGAGGTGGTAAAACTTATAAAGGAAAAGCCAGAAATCTTGAAAAGGGAGAAAGAAATTCCTGTAAACGAGGGATATCTCAAGTCCCTAAGGCAAGACAGGGATTTTATAAGGTCTCTGAAAGCAAAACCTTTAAAACTTGAAAACAACCTAAGGCATTTTGAAAAGACCAAAACTCTAATACCTAACTGTTCTCAAACCTTTAGCAAGTCATACCTGCAGTTTTCTGTGGGAGCGGTCCCACTTTTTGTGAAAGAAGGAAAAGGTTGTTATCTTACGGACCTTGACGAGAATACCTATATAGACTACACTATGGGACTTGGTGCTTGTATATTAGGCTATGCCTTTGAGCCTGTTATTGAAAGAGTGGAAAAGGAGCTAAGAAGGGGAACAGTTTTTACCTTACCGAGCTATCTTGAGACAGAGCTTGCGGAGCTTTTGAGAGAAACTATACCATGCTGTGAGATGGCGCGTTTTGGGAAGAATGGCTCTGACGTGACCTCTGCGGGCGTTAGGCTTGCAAGGGCATACACGGGCAGGAAATACATAGCTTGTTGTGGATATCACGGCTGGCAGGATTGGTATATAGGGACAACCACTAGGGATAAGGGAATTCCAGAGGAGGTAAAGAGCCTTACCCTTACCTTTGAGTATAACAATATACAAAGTCTTGAAAGGCTTTTTGAGGAATACGAAGACCAGATAGCCTGCGTAATAATGGAGCCTGTGGGCGTAGAAGAGCCAAAGGAAGACTTTTTACAAAAGGTCAGAGAGCTTACACAGAAACATGGTGCTTTATTGATATTTGATGAGGTGGTTAGTGGCTTTCGCTTTTCCTTGGGAGGTGCACAAGAATATTTTGGAGTAGTTCCAGACCTCGCCTGCTTTGGCAAAGCTATGGGCAATGGCATGCCTATATCCGCCATAGTTGGAAGGTCGGAGATTATGGAGCTTTTTGAGGAGGTCTTTTTCTCTTTTACCTTTGGAGGAGAAACCGCAAGCATAGTATCCGCCATCGCAACCATCCAATATCTAAAAGACCAAAAGGTAATACCCTACCTTTGGGAGCAAGGAAAAAAGCTAAAACAAGGCATTCAAAAGCTAATAGAAGATAAAGAAATGGAGGATAGAGCCTTTGTAAAGGGTTATGATGTTAGGTTTTTGCTGGATTTTGTAGGAGAAAACAGCCTAAAGTTAAAAACTCTTTTCCAACAAGAAAGTGCAAAAAGAGGAATTCTTTTCACAGGTTCTCATAACATGGCTTTACCTCATGATGATAAGATAATTGAAAAAACTCTTGAAGTATACGATGAGGTGCTTGATATTGTGAAGTTTGCAGTGGAATACGATATGGTAGATGAGTTGATAGAGGGACAAATACTACAGCCTGTGTTTAGAAAGATGTGATTTATATTTAAATCTATGGAGAGACTTGAGGACAGAGTAGAAAGACTGGAAAAACTCGGGGAATTGCTTGTCAGAGAGATGCTTGACTTTAAACTCTGGGCAAGTAGGATGATAGCAGAAGGCGAAAGGAGATTGGAAGAATACAGGAGAGAGGTAGACAGACAGATAAAGGAATACAAGGAAGAAACAGACAGGAAGATAGCAGAGTATAGGGCTGAAACTGATAGGCAAATAAGAGAACATAAAGAAGAAACTCGCAATCAGATAAGAGAAAACAACAAACGCTGGGGCGAGCTTGCCAACAAGTTAGGAACAATCGTAGAAGACATCATATACCCAGCCTTTAGACCTGTGGTAAGGAAATACTTTGGCTGTGAGCCAGAGAAAACCTATATGAGGCTTGAGTATACTAATCGTCAAAAGGATATATACGAAGAGTTTGATGCGGTGGCAGTGTGTGAGGACAAGGTGTTTTTGCTTGAGGTAAAGTCTACTCCAAGGGAAAAGCACATAGAGGAGTTTAAAGAAAAAGCCAAGAGGTTTCTGGAATACTTTCCTGAGTTTACAGGAAAGAAGTTAATTCTTATCATGGCAAGCCTTAGCTTTAATGAGGGTTTTGTCAAGCAGTTGTCTAAGGCTAATATATATGCTATGGCTTATAGAGAATGGGAGTATATGGATATTCTTAACTTTGAGGAGGTAAATGTTTAAATCTATAAAGCATCCAAAACCTGTTCTTTGCCCTGAGTATCCTTGGGAAGAAAAACATACATACCTTTATGGTTCTGTTATAGAGCTACAGGACAAGTTGAGGATGTATTATCAAAGTTATGTGGATGGGATTGGCTTTTTTGTGTGCCTTGCGGAGTCAGAGGATGGCATAAACTGGAAAAAACCTCTCATAAGACCTCTCAAGGAAAGCATCCCTCATCTTTACCCTACTGTGGAAGTAGAAGGCAGGGTATTGGACTTTTACCACAAAACTCAACATCTTGAATGTATGAGCAACGTGGTAGCAAACTATCACATTCCATCTGTTATATACAAGCCAGAGGATGAGTATCCATACAAACTCTTTGGCTACACAGACAAAGGCTATTGCGTTGCCTTTTCAAAGGATGGTATAAACTTCGTGGAATACGAAAACAACCCTGTAATTCCTCTGCTAAAATTTCCAAACAAAAAGACAAAGAAGATATGGTATAGCGATGTTGCACCAGTTTTTTACGATAAAAGGAAAAGGGTTTATAGAGCTATGGTAAAAACTTATAAGATAGACAAGCAAGGCAGGACAAGACGCTGTGTGGGAATGTCAATAAGTAGGGATTTTATAAACTGGAGCAAGCCAAAAACAGTATGGATACCATCTGAAAGGGAAGACAGAATAGCACAAGAAAGAGGTTTTAATTGGGCAGACTTTTATGGCTTGTGTCCCTTTAACTACAAAGACCATTATCTTGGCTTTTTGTGGCTTTTTATGATAGACCATGAGTTTAAAAAAGGAACGCACGATGGGAAAATAGAGATTTATTTAGCCTACAGTAAGGACTGCAGAAAATGGGAGCTTGTCTCAGATGAGCCTGTAATACCACTTGGAAAGGAGGATGAGTGGGATAGTGGGATGATAACAACTGCAAATCAGCCTATCTTTATGGAAGACAGGTTTATAATATACTATGGAGGTGCAAACTTCAGCCATGGGTATGGGGAGTATGAAAAACTATATGAAGATTGGAATAGGTTTTGTATTGGTTTTTGCGAGATAGAGCTATGAGGATTGTTATAGCAACTATAAAATCTTGGAATATAGAAAACGCTAACAAGTTAATGGAGTTATACAAAAACCAATGGAAGATTAAAGTTATAACTTCAAAAGCTGATTTAACAAAGTCCTTGCTAGATGAATTTAAACCAGATTATATTTTCTTCCCTCATTGGTCCTGGTTAGTTCCAGAAGATATATTCAAGACATACGAATGCATAGGTTTTCATTTAGGAGATTTACCCTATGGGAGAGGAGGAAACCCACTACAAAACCATATCATAAGGAAAATATATAACACGAAAATAACCGCTTTTAGAATTGGAGAGGGGATAGATAGAGGAAAAATCTATCTGAAAAGAGATTTTTATTTAGGGGTTGGTAGAGCAGAGGAGCTGTTTATAAAAATCTCTGAAATTATTTTCTTTGATATGATACCTTTTATAATCAAATTTAGACCAAAACCTTATGAGCAAGTGGGGGAGAGTTATATGTTCCAAAGAAGAACAGAACAGCAGAGTGATTTATTGTCTGCGAATATCAATGATATCCAAGATTTTTATGACTTTGTTCGTATGTTAGACGCAGAAGGTTATCCTAAAGCATACATAAAATTAGGTAAGCTGAAAATTGAGTTTAGCGAAGCTGTATTATATAGCAATAATGTGGTGGGAAGGTTCAGGGTAATGTTGGAAGATAAATAGAGAGAGGATTTAACAGCCATGCGAGTTCTCCTAATTTTCTCTCATCCTGATGATGAAGTTTTGGCATGTGGTGGGACTGTAGCAAGGTTATCGGAAGAGGGCTTTGAAGTTTATACGCTTATACTTGGAGAAGGTATAACCTCAAGAGACAAAAAAGGGATACAAAATTAAGGAAACAGGAACTGGAAGACCTTAAAAGAAATGCGATTAAAGCCAACAAGAAGATAGGTGTTAGAGATGTGATATTTTATGATTTTCCTGATAATAGATTTGATACTGTGCCATTGCTTGATATTGTAAAGTCTATAGAGAAGGTTATAAGAGAGCTAAAGCCAGAAATAATATTTACCCACTACGAAAAAGACCTCAACATAAACCACCAGATAACCTATAAAGCAGTGCTAACCGCAACTAGACCTCAGCCCGGCAATCCTGTTAAAAAAATAGACTCGTGCGAAGTGCTATCATCAACTGAGTGGAACTATCCTTTGGGTTTTCAACCAGATACATATTTTATACTTTCTACAGAGCATATAAGGAAAAAAGTTGAGGCTTTGAGTTGCTATGAAAGTGAATTAAGGACATACCCACATCCAAGGTCCGTTGAAGGTGTAGAATATTTAGCAAGGTTAAGAGGTCTACAAATAGGTGTAGAATATGCAGAAGGTTTTAAACTTGTCAGAGAGATACTATGAAGGTGTTACTTCTTGGTGGAAACGAGCATAGTATTGAGCTTTTAGAGTGGCTAAAAAGCATAGGTGAAGAGGTTATATATATAGAAGAGAAGGTTAACTTAGAACTCGTCAAAAAATTAAGCCCTGACTTCATAATAAGCTACAACTACAAGCACATAATACCAAAGGAAGTAGTAAGAGCTTACTATCCAAGAATAATAAATCTTCACATATCCTTTCTTCCTTATAATAGAGGTGCTTATCCAAATGTATGGAGCTTTTTGGAAGACACACCAAAGGGTGTGACTATTCATCTTGTGGATGAAGGTGTGGATACTGGAGACATATTGGTGCAAAAAGAGGTCTTTATAGACGAGGAAAAGGAAACACTAAGGAGTTCATACTTGAAACTCCATAGAGAAATTCAAGAGCTTTTTAAAGAAAACTGGGAAAGTATAAAAACCCTGAAAATAAAGCCCATTAAACAACATGGGGGGGCTCAAAGCATTACAGAAGAGAATACAACATATTTGAGCCCTTTATCAGAGAAAAAGGATGGGATACACCCATCAGAGAACTTAAGGAGAAATATAGAGCTTGGAGATGTGCTATTGAAAAATTTTGTGAACTTGAATGAGGAAGAGATTGAAATGGTCAGAAGGTGGAGAAATCATCCAGAGGTTAGAAGGTGGATGTATACAGACCATGAGATAAGTAAAGAGGAGCATGTTAACTTCATAGAAGGTCTAAAACATGACAAAAGAAATTTTTACTATCTTGTTTATAAGGTTGATAAGGCTGTTGGTGTGCTTAGCTTGACAAAGGTAGATTTTCGCAATCGCAATGCCTACTTTGGAATATATGCAAACCCAGAAGAGAAAATTCATGGAGCGGGTCTTATTTTGGAAAAGAGTGCCATAAGTCTTGCTTTTGATGTTGCACAGTTGCATACTCTAAAACTTGAGGTTATAGAAGATAATGAAAGAGTTATAAATTTTCACAAAAGGATGGGCTTTGAAGAGGAAGGTAGGCTAAGGGAGTTTGTTTTTAAGGATGGAAGATGGAAGGATGTGATAGTGATGGGAATGATTAAGAAGGGTTCTGTTCTTGAACAACCCTTATAAAGAGCACTTCCTTATGCTTTTCTTCAAGCTCTGGAGGGATTTCAACGCCTACAACTACTGGGATGGTTTCTATCTGATAGAGTTTATAGAAAATGTCTGC from Hydrogenobacter sp. T-8 includes these protein-coding regions:
- the pseH gene encoding UDP-4-amino-4,6-dideoxy-N-acetyl-beta-L-altrosamine N-acetyltransferase, coding for MKVLLLGGNEHSIELLEWLKSIGEEVIYIEEKVNLELVKKLSPDFIISYNYKHIIPKEVVRAYYPRIINLHISFLPYNRGAYPNVWSFLEDTPKGVTIHLVDEGVDTGDILVQKEVFIDEEKETLRSSYLKLHREIQELFKENWESIKTLKIKPIKQHGGAQSITEENTTYLSPLSEKKDGIHPSENLRRNIELGDVLLKNFVNLNEEEIEMVRRWRNHPEVRRWMYTDHEISKEEHVNFIEGLKHDKRNFYYLVYKVDKAVGVLSLTKVDFRNRNAYFGIYANPEEKIHGAGLILEKSAISLAFDVAQLHTLKLEVIEDNERVINFHKRMGFEEEGRLREFVFKDGRWKDVIVMGMIKKGSVLEQPL
- a CDS encoding PIG-L deacetylase family protein, which produces MGVRDVIFYDFPDNRFDTVPLLDIVKSIEKVIRELKPEIIFTHYEKDLNINHQITYKAVLTATRPQPGNPVKKIDSCEVLSSTEWNYPLGFQPDTYFILSTEHIRKKVEALSCYESELRTYPHPRSVEGVEYLARLRGLQIGVEYAEGFKLVREIL
- the pseC gene encoding UDP-4-amino-4,6-dideoxy-N-acetyl-beta-L-altrosamine transaminase, producing MWNTKFWKRTIPYGRQYIDQEDIEAVVEVLRSDYITQGPKIEAFERALASYCGVDYAVAFNSGTSALYCIYKALGLKEGDEFITTPITFTATVSMGVMLGAKPVFCDIEPDTGNMDVNLLESLITERTRLIVPVHYAGHPVDMEKVWQVAQKYGLYVVEDACHALGSEYRGHKTGSCKYSHATVFSFHPVKHITTGEGGAVLTKSYELYEKLLKCRNHGMVRGEDWEYAIEFPSFNFRITDLQCALGISQLKKLSHFVQRRRHLAELYKEKLGGLESLSLLVEKPYAYHSYHLYPIKLTDKERRREVFKNLRAQGIGVQVHYIPVYWHPFMEKLGYKKGLCPNAEDFYQREISLPMYPTLKEEELEFVVERLRSLIDG
- a CDS encoding methionyl-tRNA formyltransferase encodes the protein MRIVIATIKSWNIENANKLMELYKNQWKIKVITSKADLTKSLLDEFKPDYIFFPHWSWLVPEDIFKTYECIGFHLGDLPYGRGGNPLQNHIIRKIYNTKITAFRIGEGIDRGKIYLKRDFYLGVGRAEELFIKISEIIFFDMIPFIIKFRPKPYEQVGESYMFQRRTEQQSDLLSANINDIQDFYDFVRMLDAEGYPKAYIKLGKLKIEFSEAVLYSNNVVGRFRVMLEDK
- a CDS encoding class I SAM-dependent methyltransferase — encoded protein: MEKTVRQDEVFKSYEADRWYERNKEGLKPGDDLIIWLIDTYGLVHQNSAVLEVGASNGFRLERIREKYECKVFAVEPSKKAVEEGKASFPEVEFYNITAEEMEFQEDFDLIIINSVFHWVDRKNLFTVFSKLDRALKDGGHLIIGDFQTPIPFKNPYHHLKDVEVYTYKQAYREIFLSSKLYIELATLCYNHDTKDFRNINLKNMFCVSLLKKQELYLRQDKML
- the pseB gene encoding UDP-N-acetylglucosamine 4,6-dehydratase (inverting), whose protein sequence is MSFLDNKTILITGGTGSFGKTFVRYVLSHYKPKKVIILSRDEFKQWQMSKEFPEDRFPQLRFFLGDIRDKDRLRLAFDGVDYVVHAAALKHVPILEYNPFEAVKTNIIGAQNIIETAIEKGVKKVIALSTDKAVSPVNLYGATKLTMEKLFIAGNAYAGAKDTSFAIVRYGNVVGSRGSVVQLFLKLISEGCRELPITDTRMTRFWITLEEGVQLVLFALERSEGGEVFVPKIPSVRVVDLAKVLCPECGFRIIGIRPGEKLHESLIAEDEARDVRLVKHKEKEYFVILPQFSFEARALEVWKDYPKMQEGFFYRSDKNDWWLEGEELKEFLRSAIEHVEY
- a CDS encoding PIG-L deacetylase family protein, with the translated sequence MRVLLIFSHPDDEVLACGGTVARLSEEGFEVYTLILGEGITSRDKKGIQN
- a CDS encoding aldo/keto reductase — translated: MVNKLILGTANFGMNYGIAFGKQVSKEEVFRILDLAVEEKVFGVDTAPVYGDAEEVIGEYFSQKGQVLKVITKLPKKYYKSYEDVKSTLLESLKNLKIDSVDYLLVHSFETFKQHKELLDYSLKSLKEQGLLKFYGISVYHPWEVFQFLETFGGNFAVEFPINVFDRRFVPYIEKWKEKGIILFARSVFLQGLFFLPEEKLKGVFERVKEKILRLREISEKLGISLACLCLLFVLNFSQVDGFIVGVDDKKQLEDLLNCAKLKKIDALELEDLEIDDEDIILPYKWRKQ
- a CDS encoding aminotransferase class III-fold pyridoxal phosphate-dependent enzyme, which gives rise to MKTGIVLQARNGSTRFPYKMVADINGRKSIEWLLKRLEKVKVNERIVATSWKEEDRDILKIAEYNNWKTLAGDPEDVLSRYAKAVEDFSLDLVVRITGDCPLIDPELVQKALSKALEENVDYLVLTGIIDGFDVEVIKGEWILKAHQRAKLPSEREHVSPYISKSKKAKKLFYRIHEEDLSHIHLSLDYPEDLVIIERIIKTLGKEDFTYEEVVKLIKEKPEILKREKEIPVNEGYLKSLRQDRDFIRSLKAKPLKLENNLRHFEKTKTLIPNCSQTFSKSYLQFSVGAVPLFVKEGKGCYLTDLDENTYIDYTMGLGACILGYAFEPVIERVEKELRRGTVFTLPSYLETELAELLRETIPCCEMARFGKNGSDVTSAGVRLARAYTGRKYIACCGYHGWQDWYIGTTTRDKGIPEEVKSLTLTFEYNNIQSLERLFEEYEDQIACVIMEPVGVEEPKEDFLQKVRELTQKHGALLIFDEVVSGFRFSLGGAQEYFGVVPDLACFGKAMGNGMPISAIVGRSEIMELFEEVFFSFTFGGETASIVSAIATIQYLKDQKVIPYLWEQGKKLKQGIQKLIEDKEMEDRAFVKGYDVRFLLDFVGENSLKLKTLFQQESAKRGILFTGSHNMALPHDDKIIEKTLEVYDEVLDIVKFAVEYDMVDELIEGQILQPVFRKM